GCAGGTTCTGGTATGCCTTGTGCTGCGAGTGACCCAGCCGCAACCGGCAGCAGCAGCAGCAACGCGCCTATGGAACAAAACCGCTTCATCGAATAGCCCTCAACCTTCCTCATGTCCAGTCGCCGTGGATTCACTCATCTATTCTGACGCATCCCCTTTGCGCGTGAGGGTAAATCGCCTTGAATCCATTTAGAAGTTCATGCCCAGGGAATACTCCCTAATACCCCGTCGCTTCAGGATCTGTGAAGACCCCGAATCTTCTACCGGCGGTACTATAGCTTCTAGCAACGCAATGGCCAAAATCTGCACCTCGTCCTTTTTCCCGCGAGAAAACCGGAAAGTATAAGTATCTGACGGGAAAACTGCCGCGCTACCCTCCTTAGTTCCCCATGGTGTGCAGATTATCAGTGCAAGTATGAAAACTTTTTCCCATAGGACGTATCCTTGCTACCACTTTTGTGTCGATAAACTCTAACCCTGTGAACAAACCTAAGTTCCAGGAAGAGGCACGTGAATTGCTTACAAGGATCAGGTGAAGTATAACGTCATACGAGCAACACCGGGGACAACTCACATCATGCCCTATGCCGTGGATCTAGCCGCGCAGGAGGCCAATCCAGAGCCCCTTACCTCCCCTTCGGGCGCTTCAGCCCGGCTGGGCTGGATCTCCTACGCCTCGATCGTCCTCCTGATCGTCGTTCTGTACTACCGCGTCGCTATCAAACTGGTATACGACTGGTTCACGCTCCCGGATTACTCTCATGGCTTCCTTGTGCCCTTTTTCGCCGCCTTTCTCATCTGGGATAAGCGCAAGGTGCTCCAGACCATCCCAATTCGCCAAAGCTGGTTTGGAGTTCCGCTGGTTGTTTTTTCCATCGCTGTTTTGATCCTTGGCGTCTATGGCGTCGAACTCTTCACTTCGCGCATGTCCTTTATTTTCTTGATGACAGGCCTGATCTGGACCTTCTTTGGATGGGCGATGGTCCGCGCCCTCCGCTTTCCTCTTCTGGTTCTTGTCCTCGCGATTCCCTTTCCCGCAATCCTCTTCAACCAGATCACCTTCCCGCTGCAGTTGCTGGCCTCGCGGATCGCCAGTGACATTCTTCCGCTGCTCGGAGTACCTACCCTCCACGAAGGCAATGTGATCGAGCTGCCGGTGATGAAGCTGGAGGTCGCCGAGGCCTGCAGCGGCATCCGCTCGTTGATGAGCCTGTTCACCCTTGCGGTCTTCTATGGCTATTTTCTGGAGCGGACCAATCGGCGCCGCATTATTCTTGCTCTTGCCAGCATTCCCATCGCGGTTGCGGCCAACGTGGCGCGTATCGTCGGTACCGGCTTGTGCGTCCAGTACTGGGATCCCGAAAAAGCGCTGGGCTTCTTCCACGAATTCTCCGGCTGGGTCATGTTCGTTATCTCTCTGGCTTGCCTCTACCTGGTTCACCGGGCCATGCAGCTGATCTCCCCCGTAAAGGCACAACCCAAATGAGATCTCCACGCTTCTGGCTTGTTCTCCTTTTACTCATCTCGACGGCCTTTATTCTGCAGAGCCGAGGCGACGCCGACCGCATCCCGGCGAGCCAGCCGCTTAGCCAGATGCCGGAGCGCTTCGGCGACTGGACTGCGCAGGATATCCCGCTCTCCGACGATACCCTTGCCGTTCTAGGTAAAGGCGACTTTCTCAATCGCGTCTACGCGAGCCAACCAACGACGGTTGGTAGCCCAGTGACAAAAGCCCCCATCACCCTCTTTATCGGCTACTTCGCCAGCCAGCGCACCGGCCAGACCATGCACTCTCCGCAGAACTGCCTGCCGGGTGCCGGTTGGACCTTCGACTCACAGCGATACACCAGCCTCAAGGACATCAACGGCAAGCAATATAAGGTTGGCGAATACGTTATCAGCAACGGAGATATTAAACAGTTTGTTATCTACTGGTATCAGGCGCACGGCCGCAGCATTCCCAACGAGTACAAAGCAAAGCTCTACATGGTCACCGACGCGATCCGCACGAACCGCACGGATGGCGCCCTGGTCCGGGTCATCACCCAGGTCCTGCCGTCAGAGTCGTTAGACAGCGCCAGGGACCGGGCCACCCTGTTCACCCAACAGATGGCACCCAATCTGCCCCGGTTCATTCCCGACTAAAGAGCCGGCAGATCAATCTTTCACATAAGTTGTATATCGCATAGCCACGCCGGGCCGCGACAGTATCAATTACAGTGCGAGAATAACAAGACCGTTAGAAGAACAGTTGAGGAAATGCGTGATGCGAACCACCCTCCCCCTGGCAACCCGTCGAATCTCAACAGTGCTTGCCGTCTCGCTGGCTCTTGGGCTCACGGCGGGCTGTCATCGCGATCCCAACAAGCAGAAGCTGCGCTATCTCGAAAGTGGCAAACGCTACGCCGACCAGGGCAAACTCAAAGAGGCGACGATCCAGTTCGCCAACGCCCTCAAAGTCGACCGTAACTACGCCGACGCTCACTACCAGCTCTCAAAGGTCTTTCTCAAGCAGGGTTCGGTCATGCCCGCGTACAGCGAGCTGATGCGCACGGTGGATCTGCAGCCGGGCAACCTGCAAGCGCGTATAGATCTGGGCAACATACTGCTCGCCGGCAAACAGATCGACCGGGCTTCCGCACAGGCCACCGCGGTCCTCGCCATCGATAACAATAACGCCGACGCCCATGCTCTTCTTTCCAGCATCGCCGCGGCCAAAGGGGATCGCATCGAGGCGCTGGCGCAAATTCAGCAGGCTCTGGCCGCAGACCCAAATCGCGCAGCATTCCATGCCTCCCTCGGTCTATTGCAAAGCAACGATCCCACCACGGCTGCCGCCGGGGAAGACCAGCTCCGCAAAGCCGTTTCCCTCGACGGGAAGAACGTAACCGCGCGTGTCGTCCTGGCGTCGCTTCTACAAAAGAAGGGGGATCTCCAGGGCGCCGAGGATCAGATGAAGGCAGCCATTGCTGCCGATCCGAAGAGCGTAATGGCGCGCGCCAGCCTCGCGGATCTTTACCTGCGGCAAAAGGACACGGCCAAGGCTGAGCAGACTCTTCACCAGGCATCGGAGGATCTCTCTGACTCTGAGAGCGGTGCAGGAATGCTGGCTACTTACTACATCCGCACCAACCAGCTTGCCGCGGGGGAGACCGCCTATGCAGACCTCGTCTCGAAACATCCGAAGAGTGCGCCACTCAAGATCGCTTATCTGCGACTTTTGATTCTGAACAAAGACCTTCCCAAGGCGAGGACGGTCGGCGCGGAATTATCTAAAACCGACAGCAATATTCCTGAGGTTGCGGTTCTCAACGGTATGCTTCTGTTGAACGATGGCAAGTCGGCCGATGCCTTTGCCGCGCTGCAGAAGGCAGCCAAGGCCAACCCCGACAATCTGGTTGTCAAGCTCTGGCTCGGCCGGGCAGCCCGCGCCAAAGGCGATATGGGCGTTGCGCAGCAGAGTTTCCGAGATGCCG
The nucleotide sequence above comes from Tunturibacter empetritectus. Encoded proteins:
- a CDS encoding exosortase C-terminal domain/associated protein EpsI: MRSPRFWLVLLLLISTAFILQSRGDADRIPASQPLSQMPERFGDWTAQDIPLSDDTLAVLGKGDFLNRVYASQPTTVGSPVTKAPITLFIGYFASQRTGQTMHSPQNCLPGAGWTFDSQRYTSLKDINGKQYKVGEYVISNGDIKQFVIYWYQAHGRSIPNEYKAKLYMVTDAIRTNRTDGALVRVITQVLPSESLDSARDRATLFTQQMAPNLPRFIPD
- a CDS encoding tetratricopeptide repeat protein, giving the protein MRTTLPLATRRISTVLAVSLALGLTAGCHRDPNKQKLRYLESGKRYADQGKLKEATIQFANALKVDRNYADAHYQLSKVFLKQGSVMPAYSELMRTVDLQPGNLQARIDLGNILLAGKQIDRASAQATAVLAIDNNNADAHALLSSIAAAKGDRIEALAQIQQALAADPNRAAFHASLGLLQSNDPTTAAAGEDQLRKAVSLDGKNVTARVVLASLLQKKGDLQGAEDQMKAAIAADPKSVMARASLADLYLRQKDTAKAEQTLHQASEDLSDSESGAGMLATYYIRTNQLAAGETAYADLVSKHPKSAPLKIAYLRLLILNKDLPKARTVGAELSKTDSNIPEVAVLNGMLLLNDGKSADAFAALQKAAKANPDNLVVKLWLGRAARAKGDMGVAQQSFRDAAKLSPGSLEAQAGLAEISIDTHDFSTLHQVADTAISINPQIAGPYIWRGIAEGSQKEFDKADADFHQAIKLDPKNSTGYLELAQLRLFQQKIPEAKTLLEQTLELNPNSSRALRLLASALVFEKQPAKALSRVQDQIAKSQQNGDMYNLLAELQLSTGDAKDALASSEKALQLNPNDNAAVVTYTRAEVTAGDPAKAVAKWQQWTTDHPTDAQGFTMLGTMQESQGDRNGAMASYKKALAVQPEQPIAANNLAYLMVDTGQNLDVALSLAQIARRAMPSSPNTADTLAWIYYQKGNFASARDLLEDALKAAPNSASIHYHLGMTYTKLSNTADAMTHLKKAAALAPNTQTAKDADKELALLG
- a CDS encoding exosortase/archaeosortase family protein, coding for MPYAVDLAAQEANPEPLTSPSGASARLGWISYASIVLLIVVLYYRVAIKLVYDWFTLPDYSHGFLVPFFAAFLIWDKRKVLQTIPIRQSWFGVPLVVFSIAVLILGVYGVELFTSRMSFIFLMTGLIWTFFGWAMVRALRFPLLVLVLAIPFPAILFNQITFPLQLLASRIASDILPLLGVPTLHEGNVIELPVMKLEVAEACSGIRSLMSLFTLAVFYGYFLERTNRRRIILALASIPIAVAANVARIVGTGLCVQYWDPEKALGFFHEFSGWVMFVISLACLYLVHRAMQLISPVKAQPK